The following proteins are co-located in the Planococcus plakortidis genome:
- a CDS encoding DNA polymerase thumb domain-containing protein → MGNQTGKPRYIACIDMRSFYASCSAVERGLDPMEACIAIVGNQERKGSVVLAASPEMKKRFGVRTGTRLFEIPDHPDILLIEPRMQFYLEISMAITELFAQYVPKEDIHVYSVDESFIDLTGIIHLYGTPEKAAIDMQDSIMRQFGLPSAVGIGPNMLLAKLALDLEGKKKGLAHWTMKDVPRKLWPVSPLSKMWGIGSKMERNLNNMGIFTVGDLARADVKRLEDRFGIMGHQLHQHARGIDYSELGSLLIEGQKSFGKGQILYRDYETREDILTIVLEMCEDVAMRTREARMAGRTIHLGMSYSKTSFGGGFSRSRSIDEATNDTLKIYAVCKELFREFYTGQPVRQISLSITNLEDETSMQLSLFEADKWQRRRLGAAMDAIKRKHGPTAIYRGVSGTEAGTAIDRTKLIGGHKK, encoded by the coding sequence ATGGGAAATCAAACAGGAAAGCCCCGCTATATCGCCTGTATCGACATGCGTAGCTTTTACGCCAGCTGCTCAGCGGTCGAGCGCGGCCTCGACCCGATGGAAGCATGCATTGCCATCGTCGGGAACCAGGAGCGAAAAGGCAGCGTCGTGCTCGCGGCCTCTCCGGAAATGAAAAAACGCTTTGGCGTCAGAACCGGCACGCGGCTATTTGAAATTCCGGACCATCCGGATATCCTGCTTATTGAACCGAGGATGCAGTTTTACTTGGAGATCTCGATGGCGATCACGGAGCTGTTCGCCCAGTATGTCCCGAAAGAAGACATCCATGTCTACAGCGTGGATGAGAGTTTCATCGATTTGACCGGCATCATCCATTTGTACGGCACGCCGGAAAAAGCAGCCATCGACATGCAGGATTCGATCATGCGCCAATTCGGCTTGCCGTCCGCAGTCGGCATCGGGCCGAATATGCTGCTGGCCAAGCTCGCACTCGATCTTGAAGGCAAGAAAAAAGGGCTCGCGCATTGGACAATGAAAGACGTGCCGAGAAAACTATGGCCGGTTTCCCCGCTCAGCAAAATGTGGGGCATCGGCAGCAAGATGGAGCGCAACCTTAACAATATGGGAATCTTCACAGTCGGCGATTTGGCGCGGGCGGACGTCAAACGGCTGGAAGACCGCTTTGGCATCATGGGCCATCAGCTGCACCAGCACGCGCGCGGCATTGACTATTCGGAGCTTGGGTCGCTGCTCATCGAAGGGCAGAAAAGCTTCGGGAAAGGCCAAATCCTCTACCGCGACTATGAAACGCGTGAAGACATCCTGACGATTGTGCTGGAGATGTGCGAAGACGTCGCCATGCGCACACGGGAAGCGCGCATGGCGGGGCGCACGATCCATCTTGGCATGAGCTACAGCAAAACATCATTTGGCGGAGGCTTTTCGCGCTCGCGTTCCATCGACGAGGCAACCAACGACACCTTGAAAATCTATGCCGTATGCAAAGAACTGTTCCGCGAATTCTATACCGGCCAGCCCGTCCGGCAAATCTCGCTGTCCATCACCAATCTGGAGGACGAGACCTCGATGCAGCTGAGCTTGTTCGAAGCGGATAAATGGCAAAGGCGGCGCCTTGGCGCGGCGATGGATGCGATCAAGCGCAAGCACGGGCCGACCGCGATCTACCGGGGCGTTTCCGGAACGGAGGCGGGCACGGCGATTGACCGCACGAAGCTGATCGGCGGGCATAAGAAATGA
- a CDS encoding SDR family NAD(P)-dependent oxidoreductase produces the protein MARLKGKVAVITGGAGVIGKVTAERFLKEGAKVVLVDISEQALQETKQELGSEVEIVQADVSKEADVKNFVDKTVEAFGKIDVFFNNAGIEGRVAPLIEQTVEDFDQVIDINVRGVFLGMKHVLPVMYKQGSGSVINMSSVSGLSGSPNVSPYITSKHAVVGLTKAAAYESARHQVRVNSVHPSPVNSRMMRSLEEGLGTTEKTLSKTIPLGRYAESEDISNLVLFLASDESSFISGTQYRVDGGMAAL, from the coding sequence ATGGCAAGATTGAAAGGAAAAGTGGCCGTCATTACCGGAGGCGCTGGCGTAATCGGCAAAGTGACGGCGGAGCGGTTTTTGAAGGAGGGGGCAAAAGTCGTACTTGTCGATATTTCTGAACAAGCGCTCCAAGAAACAAAACAAGAACTTGGCAGCGAGGTGGAAATTGTCCAAGCGGATGTCTCCAAAGAAGCGGACGTCAAAAACTTTGTCGATAAAACGGTCGAAGCATTTGGCAAGATCGACGTGTTTTTCAACAATGCAGGGATCGAAGGGCGTGTCGCTCCACTCATCGAGCAGACAGTGGAAGATTTCGACCAAGTCATCGACATCAATGTGCGCGGCGTCTTTCTCGGAATGAAACATGTGCTGCCGGTCATGTACAAACAAGGCTCCGGGAGCGTCATTAATATGTCGTCGGTGTCGGGCCTTAGCGGTTCACCGAACGTCAGCCCATATATCACATCAAAGCACGCGGTCGTCGGTTTGACGAAAGCTGCAGCTTACGAAAGTGCACGCCATCAAGTCCGCGTCAATTCGGTCCACCCGTCGCCGGTCAATTCACGCATGATGCGCTCGCTCGAGGAAGGACTCGGTACAACTGAAAAAACTTTGTCGAAAACGATTCCGCTCGGCCGCTACGCTGAATCCGAGGATATCTCCAATCTTGTGCTGTTTCTTGCTTCCGACGAAAGTTCGTTCATCTCAGGCACCCAGTACCGCGTGGATGGCGGCATGGCCGCATTATAG
- a CDS encoding fumarylacetoacetate hydrolase family protein — translation MRLATIQWNGTEEAALVMKDGFLPLRKLNEHTAENWPTDLFTLIETGELQLLKRWLREEFERMPEGALEASLMPFSEADYAPLYRHPRKIWGIGLNYAEHAADLKEVSPDTEPASFMKPDTAIIGPGDVIELPKQSNRVTAEAELGIIIGTECENVSREDAFDVVAGFTTIIDMTAEDILEKNPRYLTRAKSFDTFFSFGPELVTPDEVDAVLELTVATVKNGEIHRKNSVSNMTFRPRDLIAFHSEVMTLLPGDIISTGTPGAVVIRDGDVVECRIDGFKTLQNPVVDLKLPGRE, via the coding sequence ATGCGCCTCGCGACAATCCAGTGGAACGGCACAGAAGAAGCGGCACTGGTCATGAAGGACGGATTTTTGCCATTGCGCAAACTCAACGAACATACGGCGGAAAACTGGCCGACCGATTTGTTTACGCTGATCGAAACAGGAGAACTTCAGCTATTGAAAAGATGGCTGAGGGAGGAATTCGAGCGCATGCCTGAAGGGGCGCTCGAGGCATCGCTTATGCCGTTTTCCGAAGCGGATTACGCGCCTCTATACCGGCATCCGCGGAAAATTTGGGGCATCGGGCTGAACTATGCCGAACATGCCGCAGATTTGAAGGAAGTATCGCCCGACACCGAACCGGCAAGTTTCATGAAACCCGATACGGCAATCATTGGGCCGGGCGATGTGATCGAGCTGCCCAAGCAATCTAACCGGGTGACGGCGGAAGCGGAGCTCGGCATCATTATCGGGACGGAATGTGAAAACGTTTCGAGAGAAGATGCGTTTGATGTAGTGGCGGGCTTCACGACCATCATTGATATGACCGCGGAAGACATTCTTGAGAAAAACCCGCGCTATTTGACGCGCGCAAAAAGCTTCGACACCTTCTTCAGTTTCGGGCCGGAACTTGTGACGCCCGACGAAGTGGATGCGGTACTTGAACTAACGGTGGCAACCGTCAAGAACGGGGAAATCCACCGGAAAAACAGCGTCTCGAATATGACGTTCCGGCCGCGGGACCTCATAGCGTTTCATTCGGAAGTGATGACGCTATTGCCCGGAGACATCATCTCGACCGGGACGCCGGGGGCAGTCGTCATCCGCGACGGCGATGTGGTCGAATGCCGCATCGACGGCTTCAAAACCTTGCAAAACCCGGTCGTAGATTTGAAATTGCCGGGCCGTGAATAA
- a CDS encoding FusB/FusC family EF-G-binding protein, which translates to MTIIKESTDRTNVSGQPEAFIRNHQYNFIKEQALALVTAHATANDAEVLSVLRHLSHEKVFALFPALTEEQKNVLRPLTAVKDTDAAEEFLAGLRPYLIPFPTVNLDNLKRLFPKAKRLKGPNLPAMDFHALSYLSWQENTNRFLVAERNGRLQAVSGQFGASRKQGVCMICHKHSSVGLFMAKTKGANIDSYVKHGQYICADETACNARLTTVDRLEKFLDRLER; encoded by the coding sequence ATGACCATCATCAAAGAGTCGACGGATCGGACAAATGTATCAGGACAGCCTGAAGCGTTTATCCGCAACCATCAATATAATTTCATTAAAGAACAGGCCTTGGCGCTTGTGACGGCGCATGCGACGGCGAACGATGCGGAAGTGCTGAGCGTGTTGCGCCATTTGAGCCATGAAAAAGTGTTCGCATTGTTTCCGGCGTTGACAGAAGAGCAGAAAAACGTATTGCGCCCATTGACGGCGGTAAAAGACACTGACGCTGCGGAAGAGTTTCTGGCGGGGCTGCGCCCTTACTTGATTCCCTTTCCAACTGTCAACCTCGACAATTTAAAGCGTTTGTTTCCAAAAGCGAAAAGGCTGAAAGGGCCGAATCTCCCGGCGATGGATTTCCATGCTTTGTCGTATTTGTCCTGGCAGGAAAACACCAACCGCTTTTTGGTGGCTGAACGCAATGGCCGACTGCAAGCCGTGAGCGGCCAATTCGGCGCGAGCCGCAAGCAGGGCGTCTGCATGATTTGCCATAAACACAGCTCGGTCGGCTTATTCATGGCCAAGACCAAAGGCGCGAACATTGACAGCTACGTCAAGCACGGCCAGTACATCTGTGCAGATGAAACGGCGTGCAATGCCCGCTTGACGACCGTCGACCGTCTCGAGAAATTTTTAGATCGGCTGGAACGCTAA
- a CDS encoding tripartite tricarboxylate transporter permease → MMDLFILGIAEIFQWRILLIILVGVIVGILAGLIPGFTVAMAIVLTLPLTFGMDPVSGVAAMVGVFVGGMSGGLITAALLGIPGTPSSIATTFDAYPMAQKGEPGKALSIGIWASFLSSIISFILLVSIAPQISKFALMMGPWEMFSLIVVSLTIIASVTGDSIIKGLIAGLFGILIATVGADPISGISRFSFDLQTLRAGIPFLVVLIGMFAISRLLVSLERKELDKDDAKRAEEKLKDVQFVLRPIHTMLTVLKKPGTLLGSSAIGAIIGAIPGAGGSIANIVAYDQAKKWSKNPEKFGTGCEEGVIASEAGNNSTVGGDLIPTVALGIPGSAVTAVLLSALMVHGITPGPLLIVNEPNIVGGIFFAFLVASFWMLITQFLGMRYFMKVTQVPVQILVPVILVLCVIGTFVLNNRFTDLYILLVMGFIGYLFTKYNFSLAPAIIGVILGPIAEVNLRRAVMADPEWTLFLTRPISLTFLILAILSILFTAWQNYRTNYRLKKNIS, encoded by the coding sequence ATGATGGACTTGTTTATTCTAGGAATTGCTGAAATATTTCAATGGCGTATTTTGTTAATCATCTTGGTAGGGGTAATCGTTGGGATTTTGGCGGGTCTGATCCCGGGCTTTACGGTCGCCATGGCGATTGTGCTGACGCTTCCGCTGACATTCGGCATGGACCCTGTATCGGGTGTCGCAGCGATGGTCGGCGTCTTTGTCGGAGGCATGTCCGGCGGTTTGATTACGGCAGCGCTGCTTGGAATCCCTGGTACGCCTTCATCAATCGCCACGACCTTCGATGCTTACCCGATGGCGCAAAAAGGGGAGCCGGGCAAGGCGCTATCGATCGGCATTTGGGCGTCATTTCTAAGCTCGATCATCAGCTTCATTCTCCTTGTCTCGATTGCGCCTCAAATCTCCAAATTTGCACTGATGATGGGGCCTTGGGAAATGTTCTCGCTCATCGTCGTTTCCTTGACGATCATTGCAAGCGTCACGGGCGATTCAATAATTAAAGGTTTGATAGCCGGCTTGTTCGGTATTCTCATTGCAACAGTCGGAGCAGATCCGATTTCCGGTATCTCACGCTTTTCGTTCGATTTGCAAACTTTGAGGGCGGGCATCCCCTTCCTGGTGGTGTTAATCGGGATGTTTGCGATTTCGCGCCTTCTTGTCTCACTTGAACGCAAAGAGCTGGACAAAGACGACGCCAAGCGCGCTGAAGAGAAATTAAAGGATGTCCAATTTGTCCTGCGTCCAATCCATACCATGCTGACGGTTTTAAAGAAGCCGGGTACGTTGCTCGGTTCTTCTGCCATCGGTGCCATCATTGGTGCGATTCCTGGCGCGGGCGGAAGTATCGCCAATATAGTAGCCTATGACCAAGCAAAGAAATGGTCCAAAAATCCAGAGAAATTCGGGACAGGCTGTGAAGAAGGCGTTATTGCTTCAGAAGCCGGAAACAACTCCACGGTCGGCGGTGACTTGATCCCGACAGTGGCTCTAGGCATACCGGGTTCAGCAGTTACAGCTGTATTGCTCTCTGCATTGATGGTCCATGGCATCACGCCGGGCCCTTTGCTGATCGTCAATGAGCCGAACATCGTCGGCGGTATCTTCTTTGCCTTTCTTGTCGCCTCTTTCTGGATGCTGATCACCCAGTTTCTTGGTATGCGCTATTTCATGAAAGTGACGCAGGTTCCGGTACAAATACTAGTCCCGGTGATACTGGTATTATGCGTAATCGGAACATTCGTTCTCAATAATCGGTTTACGGATCTCTACATTTTGCTCGTTATGGGGTTCATCGGTTATCTTTTCACCAAGTATAATTTTTCCTTGGCTCCAGCGATTATCGGGGTTATTCTCGGGCCGATCGCAGAAGTCAACCTACGCCGTGCAGTTATGGCCGATCCGGAATGGACATTGTTTCTGACACGCCCCATTTCCTTAACATTCCTCATTCTGGCTATACTGTCCATCTTATTCACCGCATGGCAGAACTACCGCACCAACTATCGCTTGAAAAAGAATATCAGCTAA
- a CDS encoding tripartite tricarboxylate transporter TctB family protein: MGEILIGLALIALGAVIYLRSNDFPALNEVHLDAGSFPKLIAGLLILLSLMLIIKQGLALMKSKPTGDERQGAGERARGFYKEYRLVILTLLVFFIYIFLMQFIGFVVSTIAFIIFTGLLVGSRAKKDIIVITIVSVAVTLGTYFFFENFLNVRFPSGIFF, translated from the coding sequence ATGGGTGAGATATTGATAGGTTTGGCATTGATTGCGCTTGGCGCAGTCATTTATCTGCGATCGAACGATTTCCCGGCGCTCAACGAAGTTCATCTCGATGCCGGCTCCTTTCCAAAATTGATTGCCGGGCTTTTGATTTTATTGTCGCTCATGCTGATCATCAAGCAGGGACTGGCTCTCATGAAGTCTAAACCGACTGGTGACGAGCGGCAAGGAGCAGGTGAAAGAGCGCGAGGTTTTTATAAAGAATATAGATTGGTAATTCTGACACTATTGGTTTTCTTTATTTACATTTTCCTGATGCAATTTATCGGATTCGTCGTCTCCACAATCGCATTCATTATCTTTACGGGTTTGCTAGTAGGTTCCCGGGCCAAAAAAGACATTATAGTCATCACCATTGTTTCTGTCGCCGTCACACTCGGGACCTATTTCTTCTTTGAAAACTTCCTGAATGTCCGATTCCCCTCCGGAATCTTCTTTTAA
- a CDS encoding Bug family tripartite tricarboxylate transporter substrate binding protein translates to MKRNAWRKMALATGVSAAALGLVACGEEDSGAAVENYPEREVEMIIPWAPGGGSDIEGRLVAEHGGNHFDQSFVVINSPGVGGTVGLEELTEREADGYSIGQIHEGLLVAHHTDITSINYDSFEPIASMSASDQILAVSNDLGIDSLEEFVEYGKENEVRFGGTVAGIPRVWVEQLGRALEINYNLVGYEGLSEAIQALAGGHIDAAIVDYSSANEFVEAGHMKFLAIGTSERIERLPDVPTFVESGYDVTMSINRGYVAPEGTDPAIIEKLATAFEEASNDPAYIEAVQNVGTEVDFMGPEEYRAHLEEQDEIISEIVQDLE, encoded by the coding sequence ATGAAAAGAAATGCATGGAGAAAAATGGCGCTGGCTACAGGAGTTTCAGCAGCTGCACTTGGGCTTGTAGCTTGCGGTGAAGAAGATAGCGGGGCAGCAGTCGAGAATTATCCGGAACGTGAAGTGGAAATGATCATTCCTTGGGCTCCAGGAGGAGGGAGCGATATTGAAGGCCGCCTCGTCGCTGAACACGGCGGCAATCATTTTGACCAATCCTTTGTTGTCATCAATTCACCTGGGGTCGGCGGTACGGTCGGTTTGGAAGAATTGACTGAACGGGAAGCTGACGGCTATAGCATTGGGCAAATTCACGAAGGGCTCCTAGTTGCCCACCATACAGACATTACATCAATCAATTATGACAGCTTTGAACCTATTGCTTCAATGTCCGCCTCCGATCAGATTTTGGCGGTCTCGAATGACCTGGGGATCGATTCCCTGGAAGAATTCGTGGAATATGGCAAAGAAAATGAAGTGCGCTTCGGCGGAACGGTGGCCGGTATCCCGCGTGTGTGGGTCGAGCAACTTGGACGTGCACTTGAGATAAATTACAATCTCGTTGGCTACGAAGGCTTGAGCGAAGCGATTCAAGCACTCGCAGGCGGCCATATCGATGCAGCGATTGTCGATTATTCGTCAGCAAATGAATTCGTCGAAGCGGGGCATATGAAATTCCTGGCCATCGGTACATCGGAACGCATCGAGAGATTGCCCGACGTCCCGACATTCGTGGAAAGCGGCTATGACGTGACAATGAGCATCAACCGCGGTTATGTCGCCCCAGAAGGCACAGACCCTGCAATCATTGAAAAATTGGCAACTGCTTTCGAAGAGGCTTCAAATGATCCAGCTTATATCGAGGCCGTACAAAATGTAGGAACCGAAGTCGATTTCATGGGGCCGGAAGAATATCGTGCTCATTTAGAGGAACAAGACGAAATCATTAGCGAAATCGTTCAGGACCTCGAATAG
- a CDS encoding chromate transporter — MIYWQIFLAFFIPGIVGYGGGPASIPLVEKEVVDRYGWMDTQEFSEVLALGNSLPGPIATKMAGYIGYAEGGALGAIAGLFGAVAPSLILMIALMAVLFKYKDSREVKNISKVVKPVIAVLIGVMTLDFILTSEASLGGLQTAILMVASYLMLEKWKLHPALVIGLALLYGALTGIS, encoded by the coding sequence ATGATTTACTGGCAGATTTTCCTGGCTTTCTTCATTCCGGGCATCGTCGGTTACGGCGGCGGGCCGGCCTCGATCCCGCTCGTCGAAAAGGAAGTCGTGGATCGCTATGGCTGGATGGATACACAGGAATTCAGCGAAGTGCTGGCGCTTGGCAACTCCTTGCCTGGCCCGATTGCAACTAAAATGGCAGGGTACATCGGCTATGCCGAGGGAGGTGCCCTTGGCGCCATCGCCGGCCTGTTCGGGGCAGTTGCGCCATCGCTGATCCTGATGATTGCGCTTATGGCGGTTCTTTTCAAATACAAAGATTCACGCGAAGTGAAAAACATCTCGAAAGTCGTCAAGCCGGTCATCGCCGTCTTGATCGGCGTCATGACATTAGACTTTATCTTAACTTCGGAAGCGTCGCTCGGAGGCCTCCAGACGGCAATCCTGATGGTGGCAAGCTACCTGATGCTCGAGAAATGGAAACTGCACCCTGCTTTGGTTATTGGTCTGGCGTTGTTGTATGGGGCGCTGACAGGAATTTCTTAA
- a CDS encoding chromate transporter, producing MAFFRAGMLGFGGGPAVIPIMQRDVVERYGWMTDDDYGDTIALANTMPGPIATKLAGYIGYRVAGLRGCLIALAASVIPTVILMILLLGILQNYKDVPWVANMSNAVVPVVAVMLGVLTWNFIQQSEKALGWSRAILLIVISILLLEVFGLHPAFLIAALILLVLVPFIKRTVSRT from the coding sequence ATGGCTTTTTTCCGTGCAGGCATGCTCGGATTCGGCGGCGGGCCGGCAGTCATCCCGATCATGCAGCGCGACGTAGTGGAACGCTACGGCTGGATGACGGACGATGACTACGGCGATACGATTGCCCTCGCCAACACAATGCCTGGGCCGATCGCGACCAAACTTGCCGGCTATATCGGCTATCGTGTGGCGGGGCTGCGTGGATGTTTGATTGCCCTGGCCGCCTCCGTCATTCCGACCGTCATCTTGATGATCCTGCTTCTCGGCATCCTGCAAAATTATAAAGATGTGCCGTGGGTGGCGAATATGTCAAATGCGGTTGTTCCGGTCGTGGCCGTCATGCTCGGTGTCCTGACGTGGAATTTTATCCAGCAATCCGAAAAAGCGCTCGGATGGAGCCGGGCAATCCTGTTGATCGTTATTTCAATTCTTCTTCTGGAAGTGTTTGGTCTGCATCCGGCTTTTCTGATCGCCGCTTTGATTCTTCTGGTCCTCGTACCATTCATTAAAAGGACGGTGAGCAGAACATGA